The Caproicibacterium lactatifermentans genome contains a region encoding:
- the murQ gene encoding N-acetylmuramic acid 6-phosphate etherase, whose product MSINLNMLETEQVNPNSQNIDVMDTIDILHVINEEDQTVALSVKKVLPKVAELVDRIHVRMMKGGRVIYIGAGTSGRLGVLDASECPPTYGVDPSLIQGLIAGGFGALLKAQEGAEDDTELAKGDLQKAGLTTDDTVIGLAASGRTPYVIGGLDYANSIGALTGAISCVHNAKISEHADTKIEAIVGPEVITGSTRMKAGTAQKMILNMISTSLMIKYGKVYKNLMVDVQPTNEKLVERAKHIIMSSSKCSYEEALRYLEQSGGKVKIAICMAITHLPKENCGIILKNANGNISKAIRSLKQHSEKEQ is encoded by the coding sequence ATGTCGATTAACTTAAATATGCTCGAAACAGAACAAGTGAACCCGAACAGCCAGAACATCGACGTAATGGACACCATCGATATTCTGCACGTTATTAACGAGGAGGACCAGACTGTTGCCCTTTCGGTAAAAAAAGTCCTTCCCAAGGTTGCAGAGCTCGTCGACCGCATCCATGTTCGAATGATGAAAGGTGGGCGGGTTATTTATATTGGCGCCGGTACATCGGGACGCCTTGGCGTGTTGGATGCAAGCGAATGCCCCCCAACCTACGGCGTTGACCCGTCTCTGATTCAGGGGCTGATTGCCGGGGGATTCGGAGCGCTGCTGAAAGCGCAGGAAGGCGCCGAAGATGACACAGAGCTCGCAAAAGGCGACCTCCAAAAAGCCGGTCTCACCACAGATGATACCGTCATCGGCCTTGCCGCAAGCGGAAGGACCCCCTATGTAATCGGCGGCCTCGATTATGCCAATTCCATCGGCGCGCTGACCGGAGCCATCAGCTGCGTCCACAATGCCAAGATTTCCGAACATGCAGACACCAAAATTGAGGCAATCGTCGGGCCGGAAGTGATTACCGGCTCCACGCGCATGAAAGCCGGCACCGCGCAGAAAATGATTCTCAATATGATTTCCACTTCTCTGATGATAAAATACGGAAAAGTTTACAAGAACCTGATGGTCGACGTTCAGCCGACAAATGAAAAACTGGTGGAGCGCGCCAAGCATATCATCATGTCCAGTAGCAAATGCAGCTATGAAGAAGCACTCCGCTATCTGGAACAAAGCGGAGGCAAAGTAAAAATCGCGATTTGTATGGCAATCACTCACCTGCCGAAAGAAAACTGTGGTATAATATTAAAAAATGCAAATGGAAATATTTCGAAGGCGATTCGTTCTTTGAAACAGCATTCTGAGAAAGAGCAATAA